Part of the Benincasa hispida cultivar B227 chromosome 11, ASM972705v1, whole genome shotgun sequence genome, AGGCCAAAGTCGTGGCCTTCTTGACATCCATGAGTGTAGCTCCAATGGCCAACCCAAGCCCCTATATTGAAACAATCAATCCTTCAAATTACTCTTCCAAACAAAACCAAATGAGCAGAAGAAAGAAGCCAAACCTGAGCAGCTACAATAGAGAGGAAAACAGTGACCATGGTGAGGAAAAAAGGAGCAGCACTAAGCCTTAAGCCTGCCATGAAGTAAACAACAAGAAGGAAAAGGATAGGCAACAAGAGATCCAGAGGAAGATCACTAGTGGTTCTTGCCAAAAAGTAAGCACTCAATCTATACATATCAGCTGCTCTTTCTTTGCTTAACATTGCTCTCTCTTGTGGGAATGTGAATATTGCTGTGAACACTGGGAAGAACCCCCAAAATACTGCTATGAAGAACAATAACCCAGCCTACAAAAATTGCAAATCCAACcactttaattaaacaaacaacAATGATAGTCATATGAAATTGTTAATATTCAAGGCCAAAAACTCTTTCAACTACGTATAGTTTAGCTGATATATAGTATGTGTTAGCGACAAGAATGAAAATATTCGTCTACATGTCGATATTTCCGTAAATCAAAGGGTTCGATATCGATTTTTAATATCTATGATATCTtcggtattttttttaataaatgtttgtAAGACTTAAAAAATGTTATCTATGTAGTCTAATATGAATATTGATAACAATATCCATAACTTAGTTTGAGAGTAAAAACAATTTAACTATTGatctaaataaattatatatatatatattttacttaTAGAAATATTTGtcgatatcaatattttatctatatattcATAGATATATCCGTAAAATTGAAATATCAATAtcgacatcgatattttaatTATTGGTTAGCAATCAAGAGGAATGAAGTTCGAATAACCAATTTCGGGAtctaaataactaaatttaagatttaatgaaagcACATAGATTAAAATGAGAATTGAAAATAAAGGGACTAAAATTAAAGTTACTTAAAAAATAGTAGTTTGTATTTGattaagtttttaaaacaaaactcgtaattaaaaaagaaaaaatatgtgatcagatttttagtttttctgaTGAGTTTCACCTCTCTGAGCAtgcaaataatttaataataataatcacatGCATGAAGAGAAAATCAAAGCTTGCTGcaaaaatcattcaaatttctaCAACAATGGAGGAGTTGAATTACCTGATCTTGCAAGCCTTTTGGACTGTTACTTTCCGATTGCCACCAGAGTAACCCTAGAATTATGGCGGTGGCGAGAACTTGAGTGATTCTCAGCCAGCTGAAGTATTCATGGCGTCTTTCTTTGATTCCTCTTCGGAACAGTATCGAGTATTGTTCCCACCAGCTCGCTCCCCATTGCCTTTTCGAACTCGATCCCTTCGATTTCAGCTCTTCGTCCATCGTCAAAGGTGTCAGCATTTTACTCTTTTCCTTCTCTGCAACTCTCGTCTCGTACGCCTCCACCAGATACTGCTTTACATTTTTGTATTCAAATCAAATCTTAGCCTCCTCTACTTCATTTGGATTTTGCATCTAATTTGACTTCTCTTTGCAAACTATGTTCTTACTTTGggtgaatattttattattgtcAATGTGTTCAGTTTTATTGTGCTTTACTTCTGTTTATCTAACGAGTAGACTCTTCTCAAGTTGTTGTTTGGGGTTGGATCAGATCTAGGAATGGAACTTGAAAAGTAAGCTACGAGAGACCGAAGAAATTGTTTCGAAACGAATGGATTCCTAATTGTAATATGTGGAGTACAAAGTATGTGATGGTAGTATTGATTCTTGAGTGTTGGTTCTTTCAAACTCTAGGAAGTAACATAATTTTGTCTTTCTTTGCCTTGTTCTTAAGAAAATAAGAGGGATTGGTAAGTTGGCTTTCCATGAAGGTTTAACAAAGTTATGGCTGGGAATGGGATAGAATCAAATCATGTTTCAGATGAAGAATTCAAAGAGAAATTATAGTGTAGTATAGTGGTGCTCTGCCTTGAAAACTAATATATATGAAAACTGGAAAAGTGGTTAAGGGTTAAACTGGAAGTCTAGACTGGTTTGGAAAGGTTAACTTGATATGTCTTctagaaaattattatttttaagtaGTTGATATAGTTCAGACAAATATTTTTTGAGACTTAGATGATTTTCAATTCTGCTATGGAAATTCTAGTTAACTGGACTCTAATACAATCAGGTTGTTTCAAATTGGattctaatcatattaaaatcaaAGCTAGAGAAGTCAAGAATCAAGATTGTGGCTTGATTTCCTGAAACATACCTCCTGCACTAGAGTTGGAGAAGGTCTATCCTGTCTATTGTCAGCCTCAGAATTCTCTATTTGCACCTTATCCTCTAGCTCTGATGGAACAGACACATCATTCAGGTTACCATTTGCAAGGTCAAGCAAGAATTCCGCAGGATTCATTGCAATAAGTGGGGAACATCCTATAGATGAGAAATAACTCATTGCTTCTGCTGCTTTGCCATAATAGATCAAGCTTCCCTTCCCAAGAAGAATTAGCTTGTCAAATTTGTGAAATAGTCTGCTTGATGGTTGGTGAATCGTTGTCACCACGGTCTTCCCAGCCTGCCACGGAAGAACAACTTAATCATTATATGTTGGAGCTAATCtgcaaaatagaagaagaatggtgCGTTGAAGATATGTATATACTTCAGCTATCTCATGTAAAATCTGAACAATTCTCAATGCAGTTGTAGAGTCCAGGCCCGAAGTAGGTTCATCAAGAAACAACAGAGAGGGATTGACTAGAATCTCATTGCCTATAGAGACCCTACGTCTTTCTCCACCTGAAACCCCACGGACAAATGAGCCACCAATCATTGTATCCTGGCACCTGCAGAGGCTAAATTGATGAGCGTCTATTCCAGAAGAGTGTAATATCTTATGCTTCAGTAAGAGAGAGCTGACAAGCTTACCTTTCAAGGCCCAGCTCATAGATGACATCAATTGCACGCTTTTCCTTTTGCTCTTTCGTCAATGTACACGGCAATCGAAGCAAAGCTGCATATCTCAATGTTTCTTTCACTGTCAGGTGGGGAAATAGAACATCCTCCTGCATCACGAATCCTATCCTGTAGTAGCATTTTATTTTGTCAGGATCGAAACTAGTTTCTTAATTACCATTCTATTCTACATCAGTATTCTTTAATTGGATCAGTATCTGAAGTAGACCATGGACTTTGTCCAGAAATCTTGCCTGCTTTTCAGGAACTTGTTGTATGGTTGATCATTGTAAGTAATGGAACCACCAGCTGTAGACCGTATGAGCCGCCCTCCAAGCAGATTGAGTAATGTTGTCTTGCCACTTCCTGAAGGTCCCATTAAGGCCAGAACTTCGCCTGGGTTTACCCGACCTGTAATCCCATTCAGGATCTCCTTCTCCACATTTGTCCGCAATCCTTTTATGATTACTTTATAAGTAACATCCTTGAACTGCAAAGTATTTCATCCAGAGAACAGGATGAACTGAGTTCAGTAAAAAAATGCAGACAAGCCTAAGTCACCATATTTTAGGGAAAAGATTCAACTTGAGTTAGAGATGGCTATGTTTTCCAAAGGGTATGTAAGTAGATCCATATATTAACACTTCTTTCCCTCTACAAAGTGATGCGTTGATTAGCTTTTTTGAGCCCTGAAACAACCTGATTGTGGTCGTGCATGGACTTGAGTGTTTTAAAAAACCAGCTAGTCTAAGATTAGGACAGTTATTCTTTTCAAGGTTTTTTTATATTATCTTTTTGGCTCTTATTATTTTCTCTCAGTTAGGTGGAAAGATGGGATGAGTCTTGTACATGAATTGTCATATAAAATGAAACTTTTGTACAAGACTGAACCTGACCATGCTATAATTTGCATGCTAGCTTAGCCATGTTCTATGTGGGTTGTGCTTTTATCTCTACATCAATCTCCCTGTCTTTTGCCTGTCCAAATAGATAGACATAAATTCATTTGCTATCAGCAAAACAACACATACAATTCTGAACACACTCATTTTTTTTGGTTGTCAAAGATTTGGTGGACATGTATTAGGGGAGGAATCACTTTATTTCAATGATGAGAGTACACTTGATTTACCTTGAGGTGAATGGGCATGGTAGGTTCTGTTTGAAATCTGGCCTTGCATGTTCCTGCTTCTACATCCTCTGCTGTTATATTATATGCATATAGATGTTAAACGGTTATGTTGGGAATTTATCCCAAGATACTTGATTCTCGAGGaactattattattaatattttttaatatgagaaACCAACATCTATTTAGAATGATTAAAATGGGAAAGAAAAAACTATACAGAAAAGGAAATATATTGATAACTTGCAGAAtaagaaaatacaaaagaacACACGAAGTAGTTTGAGGAATTTGGACCTCTCCCTTCTTAGTAATCTCAACCCTAAACAAATAAACCAttgattgtatttttccttGCTGATTCACTCTATGTATAACAAACTCTTATGACCACTTCTTAACTAGTGACTAACATACACTCGGTGTCAATAATTTTTTGGTAGCTAAAAAAGATCATCTATGTAAGAGTCGGAAAGAGTAAAAAATGTCAATTAGATATACAGGGAAGGAGTCAAAGATAGGGAAGGAATTTTGAGCctataaatatgaaattgaagtCTTGAAGGACTTGACTTTTccattaaaaatatttctaaatttgtGGGCCCTGGTCACTCTACTGGTTTGCTGATTTGATTATGAGTACCAACTCATAGCCTTTCCTTTTCAAGTTTGGTGTCAAATACCAGTCAAAAACACATTNaaaaaaaagagagagagagagagagagaaagagaaaaggagAAAATGCAAGCCAAGACAAATTGCTGGTTGGCCAGTGACTGTTCAAGTAtagtgtttaaaaaattaaaagaaggtGAAAAACACACTAGACTTGTTTTGCTTCAGAATCTTTAGATACAGTGAGGGAAGGATGGAATGCTGTAAACTCCAAAATTGTACTTATAGTACTTGAATTCCGGGGGATTATTAATAATAGAGCCAAAAGTacagaaaaagatttttttttttagtttttaattcttttttttttaagttttaagtaTTATGATTATTAAATTGGTATGAGAGTATCGGTATCTTTTTTTAACCCTTACTTTCCCATGCTTCAGaagtataacatatataatttataattagagAGATAGGCAGAAGGTCAGACATACACAACCAcaagatttgagtacttttGTTGCCACATTTATTTCTAGTTTTCCCATTGTAAGGGAAACCCTGACACTTTCTCTTTATCAAACAAAAGGGGGACCAGAAAGATGGATATGAGTTTCTAGCAAACTCTTTTGAAGGTTTTATTTAAACAGAAGTGTCTCTGAAAATCTTGTGGGAGGACTGGGTCCCACATCCCAACGGTCTCTCATCTTCCTTTTTTGTTCACTTTCCTCAAAACTCTTTCCGGTTTAACACATTGTGTGGCCCATATCAACAAAAAAgtaggaagaaaaacatgaacaaGAAATGAAAGTAGATGATGAAGATGACCACGACAAATCGTATAGTTAAAGCATTTTCTAATCTCATAAATATTCATTTGTGTTCTTGTTTAAGTGAATTTCATTCTTAAAATTTAACTCTGTTTGTTTATATAAGAGCTATACCACTTGAAAATTCATTGTGGTGGACCATATCAAAAAAgtaggaagaaaaacatgaacaGGAAATGAAAGTAGATAATGAAAATTCGTTGacgatatatattataattaaagaatttcTAATTTCATGAATATTCATTTGTGTTCTTgtttgagtgaatttcattctaaaattttatctcAGTTTCTTTCTATTGTAAAGAGCTTTTACTATTATATACAATACACttgagaaaaaaggaaaaaagaaaatcaattttcaggTTGATTGAGAATTACTTACGTATATCTTCATCACTGAATGGCTTGAAATCTCCAATTTCATCAGGTGGCAAGGTGAAGCCAGTAAAGGAGAATGACAAGCCCAAGCTCGCACTTGAAGCTCTACTCAGAGCTGCACCACTCCCCAAATCATCCAAATCCAGCTTCAGCTGTGCACTCCTAGACTTCCTGATGTGCGTGTTTCGACCACCACCGCTTCCACTGCCACGCCCCGGTGAAGGAGCTGTCAACGTTTGTTTACTCGACTTCCTCGAGAGAGTTGTGCTGCCACTCTCCCCCACCACCCCATTTGCCTCGGTGCTCGACGTCGGTGACTTGAATGCCGCTGCCACCTTCTCCAACAGTTGATCGGATTTCGTCCTCGCTAGACCTAATGAACTTGTCTTTTCCATGTTGCCTCTCCCAACTTTCCTAGCTAGctatgatatttatatatatatatacacataataTGAAGAGTGTTGACATAAAGTAATGGTTTGACATTCATCATTGTGAAAGAAGAAAGATTTATTTAGTTCATATATTGACCATACCTTTTTTGTGATGTTGAATTAGGAGAGTGGAAATTCAGAAGTGAAGAAGTTGAGAGGTGGCTCAATCTATTGCACCTTCAATGGTGCACATTCACTTCTTATATAAAGAGCAATAAGAGGGAGAAACagtttgtttttttagtacCAATAatacccttatattatatggcATAATACAATTTTGCCTATATCCCATATTTGTGCCCATGATATCAATTTGACTTTTGAAATGGtaagtttctttctttctttctttctttctttcttttttttttctttttttcttttttaaataataattattattatatatatatatatatatatatatatatatttaaggaGAGACATTTTGTACCATCTCACCCAGCATCAATCATTCTCAAACAACGCTACCATCTTAGCCGTACACGTGTTCAGAAATTTCGTATTTTTTGTACCCAAGAGATCTATTTCATTTTCAAGCAATTTTCATTGAACAAAGGTAGTACATTGCCTTTAGTACAATATCATACACAACAATTTCGATATAAATATGTAGGGATAACTATAGGTTTTAATATCTAATGCTTTAGCGGTTAATTTCCTTCATTGATACGAGTTAGagagactaaattaaaactttttaaacaataaggattaaactaaaaaaaatatccaaACATTCCGGATTAAAATAATacgtgtgtgtatatatatatatttcgacGCGATCACGATGACACGAGTTATTTATGGGCATCATTTTGCTTTCTAAGTTAGGGTTTTCGAGTCTAATTAAGAGAAAGCTTTAAACATTAATGAAGACTTTGTAAGAGTCTTTGAGAGCTTCTCATGCATTGCCTGATGAATTTAAGGCCAAAAGAATCAAATTTTTGGTTTGAGTTTGAGGTCCTTTTTGGTGGCCAAATGTGAGGCCATGCTTTCTTCTTACATTACCTCTTCACAAAGGAATTGAACAAAAACTTTTGGAACTTTGTTTTCATCCACTTgatgtttacatttttttttttttttttgaattatgaAACATTATCTTGTGTATGTATGCAAACACAACCAAAATACTGTTTCATGTTCAACATCTTTAGataaccatgtttgttttgtaggaatatGAATacaaatgttttaaaatatttagttttatagGATTTCAATATGGGAATGTCTTAAAGTaatgtattattttaataatattctaCTATTTAAGGGTTGTTTtgaaataaaggaaaatgaattaacttatttacaaatataataaaatttcactATTTATATGTGGTAGACCGCGATAGGCTGCGATAGACATCTATTTATccctatcattgatagacgaTGATCTTTTgtaatacttgaaaatattttcaacagttttataatttaaaacgGTTTACCCttgattttaatataatttgaattgataataatataatattttactgTTATGAAATctgtttgtattaattttacatattgttttttaaacaagttaatttACGTTGTTTTGAACTTTTAATAAAGTATatgataaaaattattataatttcgATTTTCACTTGAAATacttgaatttattttaaaagaagacAATTATATAGTTTCCAATATTTTTAAGTAGATTATATTTATACATTATCAAAATAGAGAAAACAAAATGGTAagaaatgatatcaatttgtgATAGTCTTTTCTTTCCATCTAAAATTTGGATGATCACtcttgttaaattaaaataaataaataaatttcactttaaatttcaattaaaaataaattaaactatatatcaTACAATTTAAATAGATATGTAAATGAACCATATGAGCATAGTGAATTGTATAGAGTTGTTATTACTCCATGGatatatgatttattttaattataaaatgaataaataaaagtggtgaaagaaatgaccaaaaaataaaagataaataaaaagaaagatgcCCATGAAAAATCATGTTCTAAAAGGGATCAAGAACTCTTGAGATGCTTCCTGTATAGGCATACAAAGATATTTAGACGTTTAGGGATGTCGGGACATCCGATATTTCAACAAAATAAATAGCATAATTGAGATGTCCATCTCATAAAACTCTTGAATTCTTCACTAAACCAACATTccctaaatatttttcaataaaataatttttaatagtttttttttttcaaaatccaacATTCACAATGAAACCattttccaaaaaagaaaaaaaaggtaagaAATCATGAAAACTTTTTACTTTTGAACTATCAATAGTAATGACTTTTGAATaatgaaacttcaataagaatctattaaagaatttaaatatattttcgaTCTATTTAAATATAGTTAAGTAGATAAGATATTAATTACCGtcttaaaaattatcaataaATTGAGATGTtcacaatattaaaataaatatatttttttgaattcCAAAATATTATTCCTTTAGACATGCACCAAATGATTAAGCAACTAAAAATGGCCTTAATAATTTGGTTCAATATTTGTGCCATCAAGAAAGGAATGAGTTGTGCCATTAAGATCTTATCCACTCAATTATTAAACACACACCTCTCCTTCTTTAATGCTCCATATTATTTCTGTGTCTAGAACTTTTCTCCACCTAAATTCTCATCCAAATTGatggattatattatattttaatcacTAACTTGGTATAATTAAAGGTCAAATGTATTTAAATCTAAAGAGTGAGATGAATATACACGAAATTCTCAGAGGTATAAGTTTTCAAAAGTGatgtttattaaacacaaaaacgagcataactcaattgataTACAGATGTGTTAAGatttaactaatataaatagagttataaactcattttatatgagatatttttaaaGATAACTACAACAAATAGCATTTTTAggattaataattaagtatatagcAGCATCtttaaagaattacaaatatagcaaaatctattagtgataagcTCTATCGCTGATACTCTTATTAGCTAtgtagtctatcattgataaactccTCTTAGTTATATagtctatcaccgatagactaagagttggatctaaattttgtaatatttgcaagtttttttgtattgtactatatttattaatattttggtctgattattatatttgtaactgcccatttttagtacaataaaaatattgaatttgaaCTACAAACTTTTTATATGCTAACATACGTGTATGTCAGTCGAACTAGTTAATATTTCAATAATcaaatgatatataatatagAAGAAAAAACTCAGTAGCACTCACAAAAATTTGAcacaaataatttttcttttgaccCTTTTCATAATTAATGTATTTGTTTATCCATAAAGCTTAATGAATGCTTACTGGGTTTTAATGGAGACATAGTTTtgacctttttttattttttcttattttcttattataTTTTGGGATAGTTTTGACCCTTCTCATAATTAATGTAATAAGTTTTCATTCAAACTTAAATATAATCTTTGCATAGCtaaattgttattgatttgTATCACCTCTTACCATAAAGTTAAATACAATGTTTTCTTCCTctctttataattttgtttaaattagaagTCTAATCAATATATTTTTCGATTCGTGTCTTTAATTATGTCaaataaattcttaaattttcaatcttATGTTGTCTTGGACTTTAAATATTTTCCCATAATTCCTTATACTTTTCATATATAGTATCCAAAATGTCCTAAAATtctcaattttatgtctaataaatttttggtatattcaatatttttttaaaaaaattactaaacacaaatttaaaaatttagaattccattagatatgtaatttaaatttatatctaatatcataggatatttaaatattttaaatatgccATTCATCTATTgacatcaaattgaaagtttaaggacttaattagacattttttaagtttataaTCCTCTTAAACCCATACTTAAAAGTTTAAGAGATCTAttaggttaaaaatcacttttagtccctaaaattttatagaagtaacaatttagtctttgaaaTGATTTAGTCCCCGTACTTTCAATCTGGTAacaatttagttattatattttaaaatctgcAATGAATTAGTCTTAATGTAGAAATTATGGTTAAGATTTAATGTGATTTCATGCCtaaataaaccaataaactaattagagactcatttttttttaataaaatataaaatctacATCATATAGTAATAAAAAGTAAtatctaattttgataaatatttttacgttaggaactaaattgtcacaaatttgaaagtacaagtactaaattgttacatactaaagtCTATGGATTTAATTGAAAGTACAAGAACTAAATcgttaaaaaccaaaatttagggactaaattgttattttaatgAAAGTTTGGAAACCAAAATGTATTTTTACcgatttattaaatatttttaaaattttatggaataaatagatacaaatttaaaattagttagggactaaacttataatttaagatgtaatttaaacttttcatattaaaaaaaaaaaaaaaaggagaaataacaatttatacccttgaactttgggtgatatcaatttaaactctaactaataattgtattaatttaaaccatgaATTTTGAGATTGTATCAttttaaacctcaaactaataattgtatcaattaaactttgaacttttataagtgtatcaatttaaacccagaagtttcataattgtatcaacttaagttccccattatgttttatttagatacatTTATGAatgttcaaggtttaaattgacatataaataaaagtttaagatttaaattgatacatttatgaaagttctagctttaaattgatagaattactaatttggggtttaaattgatataactactagtttgaggtttaaattgatacacatCCCAAAGttcagaatttaaattgatacaatttttaaagtttaaggtttaaattaatataattgttagtttatggtttaaatGGATTAAATGATGGGTGAGGAGCGATGTGCAAAAAAGGACAATTTTGGCAGCTAATGGTAAGCACTAGGATATGTCTTTTGGTTGGGTGATTGCTCAGCATCCACCCACCACAATCTGCCACGTGTTTCaccatttaattaataattaattttttatccctttatttatttattatttttagaaaatatcaatttatgttCATAATCTTTAGTAATTGTATGAATTTAAATTCATAACTAATTATTTGTATTGATTTAAACCTGAAATTttgtaaatgtatcaatttacattCCAATTGAAATTTCATTCGACTAATtcgaatatattaaaaatataaaaatattcattttaaaattaatacgtTTCGAATCACATCAtctaaaaatagtatttttttttaaaaaaaaaaaaaaaacagaatttGATCAAGGTACTCTAGAAAATGTGTTAAGAAATTTATCAAAAtagttacaaaaataaataaataaagtaaatttATAGTAATAAGCTTGTAGTACAACTTCACATCGTTCTTTAAATTATCCCTATATGTCAATGCACAAAAAGGGagtagaaaatatatataggaTAAGTTGAAAATAGNNNNNaaaaaaaaaaaaaaaaaaaaaaaaaaaaaaggagagagaaagaaagaaagaaaaaaggaaaaaagtactattatattatttttacatgttttattcctgtgtttttgtttaatattaatttttttagaaaattattaaatattatttttacctTTAATATAGTCAATTTGATcattaaaagttttaatttggtttctttaatttaaaatattaaattattaaatcgagtataactcaaattaatatataaagtGTGTTAATAACTAcgaaatttgtgaaaaattaattaatatcttataaatatgtcatcataaattattattgggatgattatattaaatatttcaactttattttattccaCGAATGTTTCTAATTTGACTTAATGTCACTAACAATATTGAGGTTGAGGGAGTAAAAATATGAGGAAACGGTAAATTTTTGAATAAGCAAGGAAGTTAATGTCATTTTGGTTCATATTGaaacttataaaaattagaaaaatcatatgaaaaataagcctgaattaaacagttcaaaaaaaaaaaaaaaaagtttgttagGTAGGcaatttatagtttatttgaCCGGGAGTCTGTCTGTTCTTGAAAATTGTTACTGAATTATGTGATTCAaacaatgaaattttgaataaaaaacaaTCTTTTTATGTTATAGTGTATtcagattttgaatttaaattttaaaatgtgaagttacattaaaaaaaaaaaagataaaatgattagcaaatataatatttcatgttattatcttaattgtttgtattgttaaattaaaatatgtattatatagtatattataaattgaatatatatcaACATAATAAGTATACCTAAATCAagttgataaattaattaatgacaATTCATATTCAACCTAATCTTTAGTGAgcaattataattaattttatggtttataaatatataatcaaatacattttatacaattgtttaaatttaaatttagtttttgaaatttaccACTAAACACAAATATGTGTTttcattgtttttaaatttttgtttctagatttcataatactaaattaattctaatttttgaAACAGTAGAATCAAATCGAAAGTAACTTGTCAAAATAATCATAACACAATTAATATGAAATTGTACTATCAACTTCACTGTCTAAGATACGATTTCATATTTTACATAGAAATTAACTTAAAACCACTTTatttaaattcataatttaacctttttttccatttcatttatttttcaaatatgtaCACTTGAATAATGACGAGCAATTGAGTATAATGAAATGAATATAGATTGCTGACGTCCAGTattaaattttactaaaaaaaaaaaaaagaaagaaaaatagaaagaaaggTCTAACCATATTAATTAGAGATGATTCTATCAACAAGAGCGTAACTCAACTGATATAGTGTTCATACTATCAACTTCGTGG contains:
- the LOC120090259 gene encoding ABC transporter G family member 22 isoform X4; this encodes MFKDVTYKVIIKGLRTNVEKEILNGITGRVNPGEVLALMGPSGSGKTTLLNLLGGRLIRSTAGGSITYNDQPYNKFLKSRIGFVMQEDVLFPHLTVKETLRYAALLRLPCTLTKEQKEKRAIDVIYELGLERCQDTMIGGSFVRGVSGGERRRVSIGNEILVNPSLLFLDEPTSGLDSTTALRIVQILHEIAEAGKTVVTTIHQPSSRLFHKFDKLILLGKGSLIYYGKAAEAMSYFSSIGCSPLIAMNPAEFLLDLANGNLNDVSVPSELEDKVQIENSEADNRQDRPSPTLVQEYLVEAYETRVAEKEKSKMLTPLTMDEELKSKGSSSKRQWGASWWEQYSILFRRGIKERRHEYFSWLRITQVLATAIILGLLWWQSESNSPKGLQDQAGLLFFIAVFWGFFPVFTAIFTFPQERAMLSKERAADMYRLSAYFLARTTSDLPLDLLLPILFLLVVYFMAGLRLSAAPFFLTMVTVFLSIVAAQGLGLAIGATLMDVKKATTLASVTVMTFMLAGGFFVQKVPVFVAWIRYLSFNYHTYKLLLKVQYNNIIPAVNGMKMDNGVVEVTALIAMVFGYRLLAYISLRRMRLHSGS
- the LOC120090259 gene encoding ABC transporter G family member 22 isoform X3, with protein sequence MKLEISSHSVMKIYFKDVTYKVIIKGLRTNVEKEILNGITGRVNPGEVLALMGPSGSGKTTLLNLLGGRLIRSTAGGSITYNDQPYNKFLKSRIGFVMQEDVLFPHLTVKETLRYAALLRLPCTLTKEQKEKRAIDVIYELGLERCQDTMIGGSFVRGVSGGERRRVSIGNEILVNPSLLFLDEPTSGLDSTTALRIVQILHEIAEAGKTVVTTIHQPSSRLFHKFDKLILLGKGSLIYYGKAAEAMSYFSSIGCSPLIAMNPAEFLLDLANGNLNDVSVPSELEDKVQIENSEADNRQDRPSPTLVQEYLVEAYETRVAEKEKSKMLTPLTMDEELKSKGSSSKRQWGASWWEQYSILFRRGIKERRHEYFSWLRITQVLATAIILGLLWWQSESNSPKGLQDQAGLLFFIAVFWGFFPVFTAIFTFPQERAMLSKERAADMYRLSAYFLARTTSDLPLDLLLPILFLLVVYFMAGLRLSAAPFFLTMVTVFLSIVAAQGLGLAIGATLMDVKKATTLASVTVMTFMLAGGFFVQKVPVFVAWIRYLSFNYHTYKLLLKVQYNNIIPAVNGMKMDNGVVEVTALIAMVFGYRLLAYISLRRMRLHSGS
- the LOC120090259 gene encoding ABC transporter G family member 22 isoform X2, coding for MEKTSSLGLARTKSDQLLEKVAAAFKSPTSSTEANGVVGESGSTTLSRKSSKQTLTAPSPGRGSGSGGGRNTHIRKSRSAQLKLDLDDLGSGAALSRASSASLGLSFSFTGFTLPPDEIGDFKPFSDEDIQDVEAGTCKARFQTEPTMPIHLKFKDVTYKVIIKGLRTNVEKEILNGITGRVNPGEVLALMGPSGSGKTTLLNLLGGRLIRSTAGGSITYNDQPYNKFLKSRIGFVMQEDVLFPHLTVKETLRYAALLRLPCTLTKEQKEKRAIDVIYELGLERCQDTMIGGSFVRGVSGGERRRVSIGNEILVNPSLLFLDEPTSGLDSTTALRIVQILHEIAEAGKTVVTTIHQPSSRLFHKFDKLILLGKGSLIYYGKAAEAMSYFSSIGCSPLIAMNPAEFLLDLANGNLNDVSVPSELEDKVQIENSEADNRQDRPSPTLVQEYLVEAYETRVAEKEKSKMLTPLTMDEELKSKGSSSKRQWGASWWEQYSILFRRGIKERRHEYFSWLRITQVLATAIILGLLWWQSESNSPKGLQDQAGLLFFIAVFWGFFPVFTAIFTFPQERAMLSKERAADMYRLSAYFLARTTSDLPLDLLLPILFLLVVYFMAGLRLSAAPFFLTMVTVFLSIVAAQGLGLAIGATLMDVKKATTLASVTVMTFMLAGGFFVQKVPVFVAWIRYLSFNYHTYKLLLKVQYNNIIPAVNGMKMDNGVVEVTALIAMVFGYRLLAYISLRRMRLHSGS